One window from the genome of Hoplias malabaricus isolate fHopMal1 chromosome 18, fHopMal1.hap1, whole genome shotgun sequence encodes:
- the setd9 gene encoding SET domain-containing protein 9, with protein MRKSLIKLLVESWKSYRHRFVPWMILNLRRNERTLRHVSDHSKDKLIEDGEVIKTLTCLFTGLLRNDWRKHTEHLHLLPTTSQEKYLRAQNDLTGTIKVSPCSTMLDTLGFCIERQASTLPSAGTGVFVTEGHVPKGVTVAMYPGTVYQADEPILIQSIRNPFVFRCIDGVLIDGNDKGLSKLVFRSCSGRDRLGPFRLSDSSWLTLHPENPLAVGQYVNNCSNEKTANVCYQEFDVPDEFPLELRQYLPNVTYRPHIQRPLRCVVLVSLRDINRGEELFSNYYTIVH; from the exons ATGAGAAAAAGTCTAATAAAGCTCTTAGTGGAGAGTTGGAAATCATACAGACACAGATTTGTACCGTGGATGATTTTAAATCTTCGAAGAAATGAGAG AACCCTCCGCCATGTGAGTGATCATTCCAAAGACAAACTTATTGAAGATGGAGAGGTAATCAAGACCCTCACATGTCTTTTTACGGGTCTGCTGAGGAATGACTGGAGAAAACACACTGAGCATCTTCACCTGCTCCCAACCACCTCCCAGGAGAAATACCTCAGGGCTCAGAATGATTTGACAGGGACAATAAAAGTGTCCCCCTGTTCTACAATGCTGGACACGCTGGGTTTCTGTATTGAGAGACAGGCCAGCACGCTTCCATCAGCAGGAACTGGAGTCTTTGTTACAGAAGGACATGTGCCAAAAGGTGTAACTGTAGCAATGTATCCAG GCACGGTGTATCAGGCAGATGAGCCTATTCTCATCCAGTCCATAAGAAACCCTTTTGTTTTTAGATGTATAGATGGTGTTTTGATAGACGGCAATGATAAAGGACTGTCCAAGCTGGTGTTTCG GTCATGCAGTGGACGGGACAGACTTGGTCCATTCAGGCTGAGTGACAGCTCATGGCTAACGCTTCATCCAGAGAATCCTCTAGCAGTGGGGCAGTATGTCAACAATTGCTCCAATG AAAAAACTGCCAACGTCTGTTACCAGGAATTTGATGTCCCTGATGAATTTCCTCTAGAGCTTCGTCAGTATCTTCCCAATGTTACTTACAGGCCACACATACAAAG ACCACTGCGGTGTGTTGTCCTAGTGTCATTAAGGGACATTAACAGGGGTGAAGAGCTGTTCTCCAACTACTATACCATTGTGCACTAA
- the pdxp gene encoding pyridoxal phosphate phosphatase encodes MAVGGGGGGGCRRVRGAELRELLESKRDVLFDCDGVVWNGEAAIRGAPEAVRLLKQRGKRVFFVTNNCTRPRGSYAAKFSRLGFGDVAEEEIFSSSYCSAAFLRDTAQLRGKVFAIGGSGVLQELRAAGVDVVTEEDSAGAEGSESCSSIADCPLEEDVRAVLVGYDEKFSFMKLAKACCYLRDSECLFLATDPDPWHPLRGGRITPGSGSLTAALETASGRKAIVIGKPSRFMFECISSQFDLDPAQSLMVGDRLETDILFGANCGLSTVLTLTGVSTMEQAQEYKDSESLDKKDCVPDYVVESIADFLEALEEE; translated from the exons ATGGCCGTTGGCGGCGGCGGTGGTGGCGGTTGCCGCAGAGTGCGCGGCGCGGAGCTGCGCGAGCTGCTGGAGTCGAAGCGCGACGTTCTGTTCGACTGCGACGGTGTGGTTTGGAACGGCGAAGCGGCGATTCGCGGGGCTCCTGAGGCGGTGCGGCTGCTCAAGCAGCGCGGCAAGCGCGTGTTCTTCGTCACCAACAACTGCACGCGACCGCGCGGCAGTTATGCCGCCAAGTTCTCGCGCCTCGGCTTCGGCGACGTGGCCGAGGAGGAGATCTTTAGCTCGTCGTACTGCTCAGCGGCCTTCCTGCGAGACACGGCGCAGCTCCGCGGGAAGGTGTTCGCCATCGGCGGCAGTGGCGTGCTGCAGGAGCTCCGGGCCGCGGGGGTGGACGTGGTGACGGAGGAGGACTCCGCTGGAGCAGAGGGCTCCGAGTCCTGCAGCAGCATCGCAGACTGTCCGCTCGAGGAGGACGTGCGCGCGGTGCTTGTGGGCTACGACGAGAAATTCAGTTTCATGAAGCTCGCGAAGGCCTGCTGCTATCTCCGCGACTCCGAGTGTCTGTTCCTTGCTACGGACCCGGACCCGTGGCACCCGCTTCGTGGAGGGAGAATCACACCCG GTTCAGGGAGTCTCACCGCAGCTCTGGAGACAGCTAGTGGAAGGAAGGCCATCGTAATCGGTAAGCCCAGCCGATTCATGTTCGAGTGCATCTCCAGTCAATTCGATCTGGACCCAGCCCAGTCCCTGATGGTTGGTGACCGTTTGGAGACTGACATTCTCTTCGGTGCCAACTGTGGCCTTTCCACCGTGCTTACACTGACCGGCGTGTCGACCATGGAGCAGGCACAAGAGTACAAAGACAGTGAGTCTCTGGACAAGAAGGACTGTGTGCCCGACTACGTGGTGGAAAGTATTGCGGATTTCTTGGAGGCTTTGGAAGAGGAGTAA